From the genome of Anaplasma ovis str. Haibei, one region includes:
- the fumC gene encoding class II fumarate hydratase, whose protein sequence is MGVRIESDSMGNIEVPAERYWGAQTQRSMMNFAIGEEKMPRPLVWALGVVKLAAARVNARKGSIEKSVGEAICAAAQEVIDGKMDEEFPLVVWQTGSGTQTNMNANEVIANRAIEILGGKIGSKSPVHPNDHVNHSQSSNDVFPTAMHIAAVAEVERRLLPALETLRSALEAKVVAFSDIVKTGRTHLQDAVPLTLGQEFSGYECQVRKGIERVKSSMVDVYQLAQGGTGVGTGLNTKKGFAEEFAKEVAGITGTKFVTAENKFEALATHDAMVQLSGALNTLAVSCMKIANDIRLLASGPRCGIGEIILPANEPGSSIMPGKVNPTQCEALTMVCAQVMGNHVAVSVGGSNGHLELNVFKPMIAYNVLKSIRLLADACVSFATKCVSGIEADKERIAVMLGQSLMLVTALNRHIGYDNAAKISKFAFENRVTLKDAAAKLGLVDGEEFDVIVDPRKMISPD, encoded by the coding sequence ATGGGGGTGAGGATTGAGTCTGACAGCATGGGTAACATTGAGGTGCCGGCTGAACGCTATTGGGGTGCACAAACGCAGCGCTCCATGATGAACTTTGCAATTGGGGAGGAAAAAATGCCCCGGCCCTTGGTGTGGGCGTTGGGTGTAGTGAAGCTGGCGGCTGCCCGGGTAAACGCTAGAAAGGGGAGCATAGAAAAGTCTGTGGGGGAGGCTATTTGCGCTGCTGCGCAAGAAGTTATAGATGGCAAGATGGATGAGGAATTTCCCCTAGTGGTGTGGCAGACCGGTTCCGGAACCCAGACCAACATGAATGCCAACGAGGTAATAGCGAACCGGGCCATAGAAATACTTGGGGGGAAAATTGGTAGCAAGTCTCCCGTACACCCGAATGACCATGTCAATCACTCCCAATCTTCGAATGATGTGTTTCCCACTGCCATGCACATTGCCGCGGTGGCCGAGGTAGAGCGGCGCTTACTGCCCGCACTGGAGACACTTCGCAGCGCGCTGGAGGCAAAAGTTGTGGCATTTTCAGACATAGTAAAAACAGGTCGCACTCACCTCCAGGATGCAGTTCCCCTCACACTTGGTCAGGAGTTTTCAGGATATGAGTGCCAGGTGAGAAAGGGGATAGAGAGGGTTAAGTCCTCAATGGTGGATGTATATCAGCTCGCACAAGGGGGTACAGGTGTTGGTACGGGCTTGAACACCAAGAAAGGCTTTGCTGAGGAGTTTGCGAAAGAGGTTGCGGGCATCACCGGTACGAAGTTTGTAACCGCAGAGAATAAATTCGAGGCGCTTGCAACACATGACGCCATGGTGCAGCTGAGCGGCGCGCTCAATACGCTTGCCGTTAGTTGTATGAAAATAGCGAATGACATCCGGCTGCTTGCATCCGGGCCCAGGTGTGGAATAGGGGAGATCATACTTCCCGCGAATGAGCCGGGGTCGTCAATCATGCCAGGTAAGGTGAACCCGACGCAGTGTGAGGCACTCACCATGGTTTGCGCGCAGGTTATGGGGAATCACGTTGCAGTTTCTGTAGGCGGGTCCAACGGGCACCTTGAGCTGAACGTATTCAAGCCTATGATTGCATATAACGTTCTAAAGTCTATCCGATTGTTGGCAGATGCTTGTGTAAGCTTTGCGACAAAGTGCGTAAGCGGCATAGAGGCTGATAAGGAGCGCATAGCCGTCATGTTGGGCCAATCTCTCATGCTAGTTACCGCGCTGAACAGGCATATAGGCTATGACAACGCCGCAAAGATATCCAAGTTTGCGTTTGAGAATCGTGTAACACTTAAGGATGCGGCTGCTAAATTGGGTTTAGTAGATGGCGAGGAGTTTGACGTTATAGTTGATCCCAGAAAGATGATTTCTCCTGACTGA
- a CDS encoding dihydroorotase, whose product MYANQSWELLGSGQRPDYVVAYVNARVIDPGSNMDAPGYVVTRGREISHFGFGTPEVDDFQSSADEIIDCCGHVLMPGIVDIHVHLREPGGEHKETIDTGSRSAAAGGVTTVVCQPNTSPHIDSVMVAKYLKMRALESSCVNIEFYGSITKPCGSLCDMASLKEAGALGFTDDGSPVMNALSMKRAFECASTLGVVVAQHAEDCHLSDGGCINEGKVSQELGLKGISDLSESIMVSRDIDLLREVPGARYHVLHVSTKKAIDLIRAAKNEGLPVTCEVTPHHFALTEDAVREHGTMAKMNPPLRTEEDRLCMVEGLMDGTIDCIATDHAPHSCQDKALPISSCAFGVVGLETMLPLSLELYHSGKMGLLEVLSKLTDKPSDIVKIRRGRIAKGLVADLVVVDLDHEWVVDTTKFASKSKNSPFHGRTVKGRALRTVVAGKTVYLAS is encoded by the coding sequence ATGTATGCAAATCAGTCTTGGGAGTTGCTTGGTAGCGGCCAGCGCCCGGATTATGTCGTTGCGTATGTAAACGCGCGGGTTATTGACCCCGGGTCCAACATGGACGCACCTGGTTACGTTGTAACTCGAGGAAGGGAGATTTCCCATTTTGGCTTTGGTACACCCGAGGTTGACGATTTTCAGTCGAGCGCAGATGAGATAATCGATTGTTGCGGGCATGTGTTGATGCCAGGAATAGTAGACATCCACGTGCATCTCAGAGAGCCCGGTGGCGAGCATAAAGAAACCATAGATACAGGAAGTAGGTCCGCGGCCGCTGGTGGAGTAACTACGGTTGTTTGTCAGCCTAACACATCCCCACATATAGACAGCGTCATGGTCGCAAAGTACCTGAAGATGAGGGCGTTAGAAAGTTCCTGCGTCAACATAGAGTTTTACGGATCAATAACAAAACCATGTGGGTCATTGTGTGATATGGCTTCCCTGAAGGAGGCGGGCGCCTTGGGATTTACTGATGACGGATCACCCGTGATGAATGCACTGTCAATGAAACGCGCTTTCGAATGCGCGAGCACCCTGGGCGTGGTAGTCGCCCAACACGCGGAGGACTGCCATCTTTCTGACGGTGGGTGCATTAACGAGGGAAAAGTCTCGCAGGAACTCGGTCTGAAGGGAATCTCTGACCTTTCTGAGAGCATCATGGTAAGTCGTGACATAGATCTACTGCGCGAAGTCCCCGGTGCGCGGTACCATGTGCTGCATGTGTCAACAAAGAAGGCCATCGATCTGATTCGTGCCGCAAAGAATGAGGGCCTGCCAGTCACGTGTGAGGTTACTCCTCACCACTTTGCTTTGACTGAAGATGCAGTCAGAGAGCACGGGACCATGGCCAAGATGAACCCCCCACTTAGAACTGAGGAAGATCGTCTGTGCATGGTTGAGGGGCTCATGGATGGTACAATAGACTGCATTGCTACAGACCACGCACCGCACTCGTGCCAGGACAAAGCGCTGCCCATTTCTAGTTGTGCGTTTGGTGTGGTTGGCTTGGAAACCATGTTGCCACTCTCTTTGGAGTTATATCACAGCGGGAAAATGGGCCTGCTGGAGGTTTTGTCTAAGCTAACTGACAAGCCATCAGATATAGTAAAAATCCGGAGAGGTAGAATAGCCAAGGGCCTGGTGGCAGATTTGGTTGTGGTTGATTTGGACCATGAGTGGGTTGTAGACACAACAAAATTCGCTAGCAAGTCTAAGAATTCGCCTTTTCACGGCAGGACCGTAAAAGGCAGGGCGCTGCGAACTGTTGTTGCCGGAAAGACCGTATACTTGGCGTCATAG
- a CDS encoding phosphopantothenoylcysteine decarboxylase, translating to MRSVLITAGSTREYIDPVRYISSGSSGKQGYALAECMGLMGWNVKLVSCPVSITPNHDLYEVLHVETSAQMLETCLDLLPVDVAICVAAVTDWVPYRHSSKLKKRSVDAISIMHSPDIARCISMSKKRPKLVIGFCLESENLIESSKEKLAYKGCDWIISNNQYVVEEEQTMGSDRNKISIVTGDFVRHYPVMTKREVANLLTKNIIDYFNGLHIS from the coding sequence GTGCGCAGCGTACTCATTACAGCAGGGTCTACCAGGGAGTATATAGATCCTGTCCGCTACATAAGCAGCGGCTCCTCTGGAAAGCAGGGATACGCTCTTGCGGAGTGTATGGGGCTGATGGGTTGGAACGTGAAGCTTGTATCCTGCCCCGTCAGTATAACGCCTAATCACGACTTATACGAGGTTTTACACGTTGAAACTTCGGCGCAGATGCTGGAAACTTGCTTGGACTTGCTACCCGTAGATGTTGCAATATGCGTGGCAGCAGTTACAGACTGGGTGCCATACAGGCATTCAAGTAAGCTCAAGAAGCGCTCTGTTGACGCTATTAGCATTATGCACAGCCCAGATATAGCAAGGTGCATTAGTATGTCAAAAAAGAGGCCTAAGCTTGTTATCGGGTTCTGTCTAGAGTCCGAAAACTTGATAGAATCATCCAAAGAGAAATTGGCTTACAAGGGCTGCGATTGGATAATCTCAAACAACCAATACGTGGTGGAGGAAGAGCAAACTATGGGTAGCGATCGCAACAAAATATCCATTGTAACCGGGGATTTTGTGCGGCACTATCCGGTCATGACAAAGCGGGAAGTGGCTAATCTGCTTACGAAAAATATTATTGACTATTTTAACGGATTGCACATAAGCTAG
- the carB gene encoding carbamoyl-phosphate synthase large subunit, with product MPKREDIETIIILGAGPIVIGQACEFDYSGTQACKVLKSEGYRIVLVNSNPATIMTDPGLADATYIEPITAEILERIILKEKPDAILPTVGGQTALNVAMELVDNGVLSQNNVEMIGANQDAIRKAEDRSLFRKAVERVGAKCPKSVILKTSDQIASAIEYVGLPAVIRPSFTLGGIGGGIARTKEEFYEAIQLGFTMSPISEVQVDESIIGWKEFEMEVMRDCRDNCIVVCSIENIDPMGVHTGDSITVAPAITLRDEEYQHMRNVSFDILREIGVETGGSNVQFAVNPEREGEMVVIEMNPRVSRSSALASKATGFPIAKVAAKLAVGYTLDEIANDCAVSIPASFEPVMDYIVVKVPRFDFAKFQVPSQELSTSMKSVGEAMAIGRSFTEALQKAMCSLEAGYSGLNEFFPAGTHIEQVYEALAEPSPSRVLMIADALRMGTSIEKINELTKYDPWFLKQIEIIVAYEQEVKNNGLPQTKAELLQLKKIGFSDARLAELCGRDVAYVENLRAALSVKPVYKRIDTCAGEFRTDTAYMYGCYEGDTFSVPECESRVTDKDKVIILGSGPNRVGQGIEFDYTCVHAAHMIKQMGLEAIIINCNPETVSTDYDTSDRLYFSPLTRECVLDIISKESETPATVKVIVQLGGQTPLKLAKVLQEKGVNIVGTGFDSIDLAEDRQKFNKLLTKLGLKQPHSETCSSADEVLDKAKRVGFPVLLRPSYVLGGQFMSVVRTEQALNTYLHRHSKIFDSGSLLIDEFLTDATEVDVDAICDGSQVYIAGIMEHIEEAGIHSGDSACSLPPYTLEESTIALVSQYTKKVALALNVKGLLNIQYAIQDGEIYLLEANPRASRTVPFVAKATGVPIAKLATTVMLGGKLSIDDNAPTTMPYTAVKEAVFSFSRFASADPMLGPEMKSTGEVMGVDKSFGMAFVKSQIAAGYALPTSGKVFLSVKDSDKPAAADLARSFVELGFEIFSTTGTAKYLDKLGICTTHINKVREGKPHIIDMLNSDEIVLVINTSAGVKAVSDSADIRRTAIIRGIPYSTTLSGTKAIVLALKNLKSGSGLEVVSIQEHHSRNSGALSGCSVRWNPGEEEAAAT from the coding sequence ATGCCGAAGCGCGAAGACATAGAAACCATAATCATTTTGGGCGCGGGGCCCATCGTGATAGGCCAGGCGTGCGAATTCGATTACTCTGGCACTCAGGCTTGCAAGGTTCTGAAAAGTGAGGGTTACAGGATAGTGTTGGTGAACTCCAATCCTGCCACTATTATGACCGACCCTGGCCTGGCAGACGCAACGTATATAGAGCCGATAACCGCAGAAATTCTTGAGAGAATAATACTAAAAGAGAAGCCTGATGCTATATTGCCAACCGTCGGAGGGCAGACTGCGCTCAACGTCGCTATGGAGCTCGTAGATAATGGTGTGCTATCTCAAAACAATGTAGAAATGATAGGCGCAAACCAGGATGCAATACGAAAAGCGGAGGATAGGAGCTTATTTCGCAAAGCAGTCGAACGGGTGGGGGCTAAGTGCCCCAAGAGCGTAATTCTAAAAACTTCAGACCAGATAGCCTCAGCAATAGAATACGTGGGATTGCCCGCTGTTATCAGGCCATCTTTCACTCTCGGAGGTATAGGCGGGGGCATAGCGCGCACCAAAGAGGAATTTTACGAGGCGATCCAACTGGGGTTCACCATGTCGCCAATTTCCGAGGTCCAGGTTGATGAATCAATAATAGGATGGAAAGAGTTTGAGATGGAGGTAATGCGCGACTGTCGCGACAACTGTATAGTCGTGTGCTCCATAGAAAATATTGACCCAATGGGCGTCCATACCGGGGATAGCATAACAGTAGCGCCGGCGATCACATTGCGTGATGAGGAGTACCAGCACATGCGCAATGTCTCTTTTGATATACTCAGGGAGATAGGAGTGGAAACCGGTGGGTCCAATGTCCAGTTTGCGGTCAACCCCGAACGCGAAGGGGAAATGGTAGTAATTGAAATGAACCCAAGGGTTTCCAGGTCATCCGCTCTTGCGTCAAAAGCTACAGGATTCCCCATAGCCAAAGTCGCTGCAAAATTAGCTGTGGGATACACCCTAGACGAAATAGCGAATGACTGCGCAGTTTCGATTCCGGCATCATTCGAGCCGGTGATGGACTACATAGTGGTCAAGGTCCCCAGGTTTGACTTTGCAAAATTCCAAGTCCCCTCACAGGAGCTGTCCACGTCCATGAAGTCGGTGGGAGAGGCTATGGCAATAGGTCGGTCGTTCACCGAGGCGCTGCAAAAAGCCATGTGCTCTTTGGAGGCCGGGTATAGCGGATTGAACGAATTTTTCCCCGCGGGTACACATATAGAGCAAGTGTACGAGGCCCTGGCAGAGCCTTCGCCCAGTAGGGTTCTTATGATCGCGGACGCGCTTAGAATGGGAACTAGCATTGAAAAGATAAATGAGCTCACAAAATATGACCCATGGTTCCTAAAGCAGATAGAAATAATCGTGGCCTACGAGCAAGAGGTTAAAAACAACGGGTTACCACAGACAAAGGCTGAGTTGCTGCAGCTCAAGAAAATTGGATTTTCAGATGCAAGATTGGCGGAGCTTTGTGGTAGGGACGTCGCATATGTGGAGAACCTGCGAGCAGCCCTGTCGGTAAAACCGGTGTATAAGAGGATAGACACGTGCGCCGGAGAGTTCAGGACCGATACGGCTTACATGTATGGGTGCTACGAGGGAGACACTTTTAGCGTACCTGAGTGTGAGTCGCGGGTCACAGATAAAGATAAAGTCATAATATTGGGAAGTGGACCTAATAGGGTCGGACAAGGAATAGAGTTCGACTACACGTGTGTACATGCCGCACATATGATAAAACAAATGGGATTAGAAGCCATAATCATAAATTGCAATCCCGAAACTGTATCCACTGACTATGACACATCTGATCGGCTATATTTTTCTCCACTAACGCGGGAATGCGTTCTAGATATCATAAGTAAAGAGTCCGAGACGCCGGCAACAGTGAAGGTTATTGTCCAATTGGGGGGGCAAACTCCGTTGAAGCTTGCAAAAGTGCTACAGGAAAAAGGTGTAAACATCGTTGGAACGGGTTTCGATTCAATCGACCTAGCAGAAGATAGGCAAAAATTCAATAAGCTGCTGACAAAGCTCGGGTTGAAGCAGCCACACAGCGAAACTTGCAGTTCCGCAGATGAGGTATTAGATAAGGCAAAACGTGTGGGATTTCCAGTCTTGCTACGCCCTTCATACGTGCTGGGTGGGCAGTTTATGTCGGTGGTACGCACCGAGCAGGCCCTTAATACATATTTACATAGGCACAGCAAAATATTCGACTCCGGTTCGCTGCTCATAGACGAGTTTCTGACCGACGCCACGGAAGTTGATGTAGATGCAATCTGCGATGGCAGCCAGGTCTACATAGCCGGGATCATGGAGCACATAGAAGAGGCTGGTATTCATTCAGGAGATTCAGCATGCTCACTACCACCCTACACCCTCGAGGAAAGTACAATAGCCCTGGTATCACAATACACCAAAAAAGTGGCACTGGCTTTGAACGTCAAGGGGTTACTGAATATCCAGTATGCCATTCAGGACGGGGAAATATATCTGCTGGAGGCAAACCCAAGAGCGAGCAGAACCGTACCGTTCGTCGCAAAAGCCACCGGTGTCCCCATTGCCAAACTCGCAACCACAGTAATGTTGGGTGGAAAGCTATCTATAGACGATAACGCGCCAACTACAATGCCATACACAGCGGTAAAGGAGGCCGTGTTTTCATTTTCGAGGTTTGCAAGCGCGGATCCGATGTTAGGGCCAGAAATGAAATCCACCGGTGAGGTTATGGGTGTGGATAAGTCCTTTGGCATGGCCTTCGTAAAATCACAAATTGCAGCCGGATACGCTCTACCAACCTCAGGTAAGGTGTTCCTATCTGTAAAAGATAGCGATAAACCGGCAGCAGCAGATTTAGCGCGGTCATTTGTGGAGTTGGGGTTTGAGATTTTTTCAACCACCGGAACCGCCAAATATCTGGACAAATTGGGCATATGTACCACACACATTAACAAAGTACGCGAAGGAAAACCGCACATAATAGATATGTTAAACAGCGATGAAATAGTACTGGTCATCAACACCTCTGCGGGCGTAAAGGCAGTTTCAGACAGCGCGGATATCAGGAGAACCGCGATTATACGCGGAATACCCTATAGCACAACGCTTTCTGGTACAAAAGCCATAGTGCTTGCTCTTAAGAACCTAAAATCCGGAAGCGGCCTGGAGGTAGTATCCATACAGGAGCACCATAGTAGAAATTCTGGGGCGCTATCAGGATGTTCCGTGCGGTGGAACCCTGGAGAAGAGGAAGCAGCAGCTACGTGA